A section of the Brachyhypopomus gauderio isolate BG-103 chromosome 13, BGAUD_0.2, whole genome shotgun sequence genome encodes:
- the LOC143473286 gene encoding trypsin-like isoform X1, producing the protein MSPVVMRAVVFIFLVVAVVAYSTADDDDKIIGGFECPPHSQPWQVYLTYDNGERWCGASLINSRWALSAAHCYIAPPRLALHLGEHNLFKDEGTEQRVWAEKVIPHPDYSDVTEDNDIMLIKLSEPAVFNQYVQPIALAPTCAAAGEKCLVSGFGNQISPGVDYASVLQCLSLPVLSRSECQGAYGNRITENMFCAGFMEGGKDSCQGDSGGPVVCHGKLQGVVSWGDGCADAGLPGVYTEVCRYIDWIDTTIANN; encoded by the exons ATGTCCCCAGTAGTAATGAGGGCAGTTGTGTTTATTTTCCTGGTAGTGGCTGTGG TAGCATACAGCacagcagatgatgatgataagaTCATCGGTGGGTTTGAGTGTCCACCTCATTCCCAGCCCTGGCAGGTGTATCTGACATATGACAACGGGGAACGATGGTGCGGAGCGTCCTTAATCAACAGTAGATGGGCGCTGTCAGCGGCCCACTGTTACATTGC GCCACCTCGTCTTGCACTTCACCTTGGTGAGCACAATTTGTTCAAGGACGAAGGCACGGAGCAGAGGGTCTGGGCAGAGAAGGTCATACCTCACCCTGACTACAGCGATGTCACCGAAGACAATGACATCATGTTGATCAAACTCAGCGAACCTGCTGTTTTCAACCAGTATGTGCAGCCGATAGCTCTGGCGCCCACGTGTGCTGCAGCAGGGGAAAAGTGCCTCGTGTCTGGATTTGGTAATCAGATCAGCCCTGGAG TGGACTACGCTTCTGTCCTGCAGTGCCTGAGTTTGCCCGTGCTCTCCCGCTCTGAGTGCCAAGGGGCTTATGGTAACCGGATCACTGAGAACATGTTCTGCGCTGGGTTTATGGAGGGCGGCAAGGATTCATGCCAG GGTGACTCTGGCGGGCCTGTCGTGTGCCATGGGAAGCTTCAGGGAGTGGTGTCCTGGGGTGATGGATGCGCAGATGCTGGCCTCCCTGGGGTTTATACCGAAGTCTGTCGCTACATTGACTGGATTGACACCACCATAGCTAATAACTAA
- the LOC143473286 gene encoding trypsin-like isoform X2, whose amino-acid sequence MSPVVMRAVVFIFLVVAVAYSTADDDDKIIGGFECPPHSQPWQVYLTYDNGERWCGASLINSRWALSAAHCYIAPPRLALHLGEHNLFKDEGTEQRVWAEKVIPHPDYSDVTEDNDIMLIKLSEPAVFNQYVQPIALAPTCAAAGEKCLVSGFGNQISPGVDYASVLQCLSLPVLSRSECQGAYGNRITENMFCAGFMEGGKDSCQGDSGGPVVCHGKLQGVVSWGDGCADAGLPGVYTEVCRYIDWIDTTIANN is encoded by the exons ATGTCCCCAGTAGTAATGAGGGCAGTTGTGTTTATTTTCCTGGTAGTGGCTGTGG CATACAGCacagcagatgatgatgataagaTCATCGGTGGGTTTGAGTGTCCACCTCATTCCCAGCCCTGGCAGGTGTATCTGACATATGACAACGGGGAACGATGGTGCGGAGCGTCCTTAATCAACAGTAGATGGGCGCTGTCAGCGGCCCACTGTTACATTGC GCCACCTCGTCTTGCACTTCACCTTGGTGAGCACAATTTGTTCAAGGACGAAGGCACGGAGCAGAGGGTCTGGGCAGAGAAGGTCATACCTCACCCTGACTACAGCGATGTCACCGAAGACAATGACATCATGTTGATCAAACTCAGCGAACCTGCTGTTTTCAACCAGTATGTGCAGCCGATAGCTCTGGCGCCCACGTGTGCTGCAGCAGGGGAAAAGTGCCTCGTGTCTGGATTTGGTAATCAGATCAGCCCTGGAG TGGACTACGCTTCTGTCCTGCAGTGCCTGAGTTTGCCCGTGCTCTCCCGCTCTGAGTGCCAAGGGGCTTATGGTAACCGGATCACTGAGAACATGTTCTGCGCTGGGTTTATGGAGGGCGGCAAGGATTCATGCCAG GGTGACTCTGGCGGGCCTGTCGTGTGCCATGGGAAGCTTCAGGGAGTGGTGTCCTGGGGTGATGGATGCGCAGATGCTGGCCTCCCTGGGGTTTATACCGAAGTCTGTCGCTACATTGACTGGATTGACACCACCATAGCTAATAACTAA